The following are encoded in a window of Rubellicoccus peritrichatus genomic DNA:
- a CDS encoding amidohydrolase family protein has translation MNDSLNGKIKDCIVLAGPDLEPRECQAFEYESGIITRMDLGQPASTPVGAKQVIIPGLVNGHTHVGDAFLADVATNMTLAEAFFRPNGFKYRALSQISPDDHVAHMTEFLRGMASSGTIAHFDFREQGVEGCHRLRKASTDSGVRSIILSQLNHSPFSESELSEATLPLPESTRAEITKLLEVADGFSESTMNDLTDHGWVEIREMAKAAGKTCAVHCLEDASYRATSIKRTGRGDLERAIELLDPDLIIHLTVANDDEIELLAKSGIPAVINPRANASLGLPLPPIARLLRAGVPLLIGTDNGILNGPNLFAEMDFTYRLARSQAGTNDPVQPLEILRMTTSNLKKTRWRDELPGQLAIGLPATFAIVDFSTPWLATSRNLHAALVTRVTPADIQRTVRSGRTIYSSSPST, from the coding sequence ATGAACGACTCCTTGAACGGGAAAATCAAAGACTGCATAGTCCTTGCAGGACCGGATCTTGAACCAAGAGAATGTCAGGCATTCGAATACGAAAGTGGCATCATCACTCGAATGGATTTGGGTCAACCCGCATCTACGCCTGTTGGAGCGAAACAAGTAATCATCCCCGGGTTGGTCAACGGCCATACGCATGTCGGCGATGCATTCCTCGCGGATGTTGCGACCAATATGACATTAGCCGAAGCTTTCTTCCGACCCAACGGTTTCAAATATCGAGCCCTATCGCAAATCTCCCCCGATGATCATGTGGCGCACATGACGGAGTTCCTTAGAGGCATGGCCAGCTCTGGCACAATCGCACATTTTGATTTTCGCGAGCAAGGAGTTGAAGGCTGCCATCGCCTCCGCAAAGCATCGACAGATAGCGGTGTGCGATCCATCATCCTGAGTCAGCTAAATCACTCTCCCTTTTCCGAAAGCGAACTAAGTGAAGCCACCCTCCCCCTTCCAGAATCCACACGAGCTGAAATAACCAAACTTCTCGAAGTAGCCGATGGTTTTTCTGAAAGCACCATGAACGATCTGACCGATCATGGCTGGGTTGAAATCCGTGAAATGGCAAAAGCGGCAGGCAAAACCTGCGCCGTTCATTGCCTGGAAGACGCCTCCTACCGCGCAACAAGTATCAAGCGAACTGGTAGAGGCGATCTTGAGCGAGCAATCGAACTTCTTGATCCTGATCTTATTATTCACTTAACCGTAGCCAATGATGATGAGATTGAATTGCTCGCGAAATCCGGTATTCCAGCCGTCATCAATCCAAGGGCCAACGCAAGTCTCGGTTTGCCCCTGCCTCCCATCGCACGTCTCTTGCGGGCTGGTGTCCCACTACTTATCGGTACAGACAACGGGATTCTAAACGGCCCCAATCTTTTTGCAGAAATGGATTTCACCTATCGCCTCGCTCGCTCTCAAGCGGGAACAAATGATCCGGTTCAGCCACTTGAAATTCTCCGAATGACCACCTCCAACCTGAAGAAAACGCGCTGGCGTGATGAGCTACCAGGACAGCTTGCAATTGGTCTGCCTGCGACTTTCGCCATAGTTGATTTTTCCACACCATGGCTTGCAACTTCAAGGAACCTTCATGCCGCACTCGTTACTCGGGTGACACCAGCAGACATCCAAAGAACTGTGCGATCAGGACGAACGATTTATTCAAGTTCTCCCAGCACGTAA
- a CDS encoding phosphoribosyltransferase: MANQEYLTWEEFGSMLDTLTEGAREIHASHTIDRVVGISRGGLPIGVVLSHRLGVPFTPVEVKSYGEDRKQGDIQCDTPEEVLTRCKGHVLLVDDLADSGKTSDYLMSRLKALTQPEVTIATLYYKPTSIVRPQLYVKETSSWIIFPWEG; the protein is encoded by the coding sequence ATGGCGAATCAGGAATACCTTACGTGGGAAGAATTTGGAAGCATGCTCGATACCTTGACCGAAGGCGCGAGAGAGATTCATGCATCCCATACGATTGATCGTGTTGTTGGGATCAGTCGCGGCGGGCTGCCTATCGGGGTTGTTCTTTCACACAGGCTTGGAGTCCCATTCACACCAGTGGAGGTCAAGAGCTATGGAGAAGACCGGAAGCAGGGAGATATTCAATGCGATACTCCGGAAGAAGTTCTGACACGGTGTAAAGGACATGTGCTTTTGGTCGACGATCTGGCAGATAGCGGCAAGACTTCTGACTATCTGATGAGTCGTTTAAAGGCATTGACCCAGCCTGAGGTCACTATTGCAACGCTTTACTACAAGCCGACTTCAATCGTGCGCCCGCAATTATACGTTAAAGAGACATCAAGCTGGATCATCTTTCCCTGGGAAGGTTGA
- a CDS encoding Crp/Fnr family transcriptional regulator, translating to MIDLEATLCECALFKGLSEIEIADIAAVCGYERCNRGAVIFYEGQAAASFYIVRSGKIKIYKSNREGKEKILHVCGRGESFAEVPVFDGGNYPATAAALEATELVAISRRRFKELITHKPELSLNILAHFAVKLRRSASQIEDLSLKDVPERVASHIAYLAGANPSLTVVNLGMPKGQLANLLGTTPETLSRVLSRFEEEGLIELSGRDVKIIDHKKLNLAVH from the coding sequence ATGATTGATTTGGAAGCAACATTATGCGAATGCGCGCTATTTAAAGGTCTTTCTGAAATTGAAATCGCGGACATCGCTGCTGTCTGTGGCTACGAAAGATGCAACCGGGGTGCAGTCATCTTTTACGAAGGCCAGGCTGCCGCCAGTTTCTACATTGTCAGATCCGGCAAAATCAAAATCTATAAAAGCAACCGGGAGGGCAAAGAGAAGATACTTCATGTTTGTGGAAGGGGCGAATCATTTGCTGAAGTCCCAGTCTTTGACGGAGGTAATTACCCTGCAACTGCCGCTGCCCTCGAAGCAACCGAATTGGTCGCGATCTCCAGGAGGCGCTTTAAAGAACTTATCACCCACAAGCCAGAGCTGTCCCTGAACATATTAGCCCATTTTGCCGTAAAACTGAGACGATCAGCATCCCAAATCGAAGACCTGTCCCTAAAAGATGTGCCAGAGCGAGTTGCTTCGCATATTGCCTACTTGGCCGGTGCAAATCCAAGCCTAACTGTGGTCAATTTAGGGATGCCCAAAGGCCAACTCGCTAATCTACTGGGAACCACACCGGAAACGCTTTCGCGTGTACTCAGTCGCTTTGAAGAAGAGGGCTTGATTGAGCTTAGTGGACGTGACGTAAAAATCATCGATCACAAGAAGCTCAATTTGGCAGTCCATTAA
- a CDS encoding YecH family metal-binding protein: MTANEEIHGHEVLEMMMNSGKRYSRDSLIKAINERFGESSRFYICSGGGMDAAQLVDVLIGKGKFMGPEDAFVFNPATKCDH; the protein is encoded by the coding sequence ATGACTGCAAACGAAGAAATCCACGGACACGAGGTCCTCGAAATGATGATGAATTCGGGTAAACGCTATTCACGCGATTCTCTCATAAAGGCAATCAACGAGCGCTTCGGAGAGTCATCTCGTTTCTACATCTGTTCTGGTGGCGGCATGGATGCTGCACAACTGGTCGACGTGTTGATCGGCAAAGGAAAGTTCATGGGCCCGGAAGACGCTTTCGTATTCAATCCTGCGACCAAGTGCGACCATTAG
- a CDS encoding class I SAM-dependent methyltransferase, whose protein sequence is MKIENIETAPGHWLMAKMGKRVLRPGGVQLTNQLIDQLNISVQDDVVEFAPGLGFTAALVRRKRPKSWTGIELDETAATRLRKKIGSTDHRIVQANASSTGLQENSINRVYGEAMLTMQSEKRKAAIIQEAYRILKPGGYYGVHEIALSPDNLPEEKQSEIQKDLIESIKVNARPVTMKAWLKHFEDAGFEVVTRSTTPMHLLEPKRLIQDEGILRVIKIRFNMMLHPKIAKRIRKIKATFQKHSGYMNAFMAVVRKPQ, encoded by the coding sequence ATGAAGATTGAAAACATTGAAACTGCTCCTGGCCATTGGCTAATGGCAAAAATGGGTAAAAGGGTACTCAGGCCGGGTGGTGTGCAACTCACCAATCAGTTGATCGATCAACTCAATATTAGCGTGCAAGACGATGTGGTTGAATTCGCCCCCGGCCTTGGGTTTACGGCTGCATTGGTTAGACGAAAGAGGCCGAAAAGCTGGACTGGCATCGAGCTGGATGAAACGGCGGCAACCAGGCTGAGGAAAAAAATTGGATCGACCGACCATCGAATCGTTCAAGCCAACGCATCCAGCACTGGGCTGCAGGAAAACTCGATCAACAGAGTATATGGCGAAGCCATGCTAACCATGCAAAGCGAGAAGCGGAAAGCAGCAATCATTCAGGAGGCCTATCGTATCCTCAAGCCAGGTGGCTATTATGGAGTTCATGAGATTGCCCTTTCCCCGGATAATCTGCCTGAAGAAAAGCAGAGTGAAATTCAAAAAGACCTGATCGAGAGTATAAAGGTCAACGCACGCCCGGTTACGATGAAAGCTTGGCTTAAGCACTTTGAAGATGCCGGTTTCGAAGTCGTGACCAGATCAACAACGCCAATGCATCTTCTTGAACCCAAGCGACTCATTCAGGACGAAGGTATCCTTCGAGTCATCAAGATCCGATTCAACATGATGCTTCATCCTAAAATTGCCAAACGTATCCGCAAAATTAAGGCTACCTTTCAAAAGCACAGCGGCTACATGAACGCCTTCATGGCAGTAGTTCGAAAACCTCAATAA
- a CDS encoding cupin domain-containing protein, translating into MKPEKIKLAESIEYQKDAIVSKELLKQPNGKIITFAFDEGQELSEHTAPFDAFVTVLEGGVTIRIDGDPSELVQGESILMPANIPHALKANGRFKMMLCMVKKAN; encoded by the coding sequence ATGAAACCGGAGAAAATTAAATTAGCGGAAAGCATCGAATACCAAAAAGACGCCATTGTCAGCAAGGAGCTCTTGAAACAACCGAATGGCAAAATCATCACTTTTGCCTTTGATGAAGGACAGGAGCTCAGCGAGCATACCGCACCGTTTGATGCTTTTGTAACAGTCCTCGAAGGTGGCGTTACCATCCGTATTGACGGCGATCCAAGCGAACTGGTGCAAGGCGAATCGATCCTAATGCCAGCGAACATTCCTCATGCATTAAAAGCCAATGGTCGTTTTAAAATGATGCTTTGCATGGTCAAGAAAGCCAATTAG
- a CDS encoding helix-turn-helix domain-containing protein yields MHKLTSISENVPRTIRQTLLTKLQLSAKLREIRADFEAMVGIRLRLVGPTHQGLEIQTPCSDSALCQRVRGLQSGRVHCQRYTEALVANSGQEQLACGECDAGLTGFCVPLRISGETIGYLLAGGYRLGELDLCRTNRLRHLMGRLGIPDEAALLQEYENETIEITREKHAAMQRWLQLAADSLIRSLELRDDACERPLPTFVTKICSIIQQNYRNPPSLSEAARICGLSEGYFCRAFHEFTGLRFVEYIHAVRIEQVCELIQDDRASITEAAFDAGFQSISQFNRVFRKLRGVSPRDWRREQLVLSQ; encoded by the coding sequence ATGCATAAATTGACCTCAATTTCCGAAAATGTGCCCAGAACCATTCGCCAGACACTGCTAACCAAACTTCAGCTATCGGCTAAGCTGAGGGAGATACGGGCGGATTTTGAAGCAATGGTTGGTATCCGGCTTCGTTTGGTGGGGCCGACTCACCAGGGTCTGGAGATTCAAACGCCATGCAGTGACAGTGCTCTGTGCCAGCGTGTGCGAGGACTTCAGAGTGGGCGAGTGCACTGTCAGCGTTACACAGAGGCATTGGTAGCAAACTCTGGGCAGGAGCAGTTGGCTTGTGGTGAGTGTGATGCTGGTCTTACTGGGTTTTGTGTTCCATTGCGCATTAGTGGTGAAACTATTGGTTACCTGCTCGCTGGTGGTTATCGGCTCGGTGAGTTGGATCTTTGCCGGACGAATCGATTACGACATTTGATGGGGCGATTGGGAATTCCAGATGAAGCCGCCTTGCTCCAAGAATATGAGAATGAGACAATCGAGATCACACGAGAAAAACATGCAGCCATGCAACGCTGGCTCCAGTTGGCGGCCGACTCCCTGATCCGCAGTCTCGAATTACGTGATGATGCCTGTGAGCGGCCTCTGCCAACCTTTGTCACCAAAATCTGCTCTATTATTCAGCAGAACTATCGAAACCCACCTAGTTTGTCTGAAGCGGCCCGTATTTGTGGTTTAAGCGAGGGCTACTTTTGCCGTGCCTTTCACGAATTCACGGGTTTACGTTTTGTGGAGTACATCCATGCCGTTCGGATTGAGCAAGTTTGCGAATTGATCCAAGATGATCGCGCCAGCATCACTGAAGCAGCATTCGATGCAGGCTTCCAATCGATATCTCAATTCAACCGTGTTTTTCGTAAATTACGCGGAGTCTCACCCCGGGATTGGCGCCGGGAGCAACTGGTGCTCTCACAATAG
- a CDS encoding DUF4914 family protein, with protein sequence MEATTATPNNHLPFKLEGLAKEILDAAPSVTVAGDVNELTALAVSNAGPDGWHEIAYDVPGRGRVVEAKACRVKNGIAANYLESYMRRRDPDCMIIGDGRPTDKPTFESRFNTSFDGLREETIEWLKGQDLAVFGFVAGMPGKGTHALAICPANAGFFAMGLAMLQGILPIEKLDEEFKPKAIIYVAPPFRHTHFEGKQVVVHNRLDGMHELFSYNLYPGPSAKKGIYGVLLTLGETEEWVTMHCSTVEVITPYEGKVVISHEGASGGGKSEMLEQVHRQEDGSMLLGRNIINGDKRTLTLPSSCSLNPVTDDMALCHPSPLQRDGGKLSLMDAEDAWFVRVNHISAYGTDPHLEAKTISPSAPLLFLNIQAEPNSTALIWEHIEDSPGQPCPNPRVIIPRHIVDNVVEGEVEVDIRSFGVRCPPCTRENPSYGILGMFHILPPALAWLWRLVAPRGHANPSIVQTAGMSSEGVGSYWPFATGRMVDQANLLLRQIINTPAVRYTLVPNQHIGAWETSFMPQWVTREYLARRGGAEFAEDRVKPSRCPLLGWHPTNILVEGRQIGSWFFEVDKQPEVGESAYDQGAKMLSDFFHNELRQFLVDDLDPKGREIIECCLSDGSLDDYTALIDHPVLRPGKRN encoded by the coding sequence ATGGAAGCAACCACCGCCACACCAAACAATCACCTTCCCTTCAAACTCGAAGGCTTGGCCAAGGAAATCCTGGATGCCGCGCCTTCAGTAACTGTTGCCGGCGACGTCAACGAGCTCACTGCGTTGGCCGTGAGCAATGCTGGTCCGGATGGCTGGCATGAAATCGCCTACGACGTACCTGGCCGTGGCCGGGTGGTTGAAGCCAAAGCCTGTCGTGTCAAAAATGGAATCGCCGCCAATTATTTGGAATCCTACATGCGCCGACGTGATCCGGATTGCATGATCATTGGCGACGGACGCCCAACAGACAAACCGACATTCGAAAGCCGTTTCAACACTTCTTTCGATGGGCTGCGCGAGGAAACAATCGAGTGGCTCAAAGGACAGGATCTCGCCGTATTTGGATTTGTCGCCGGCATGCCCGGCAAGGGCACACATGCCTTGGCTATCTGCCCCGCCAATGCCGGCTTTTTCGCGATGGGCTTGGCCATGCTTCAAGGCATTCTGCCCATTGAAAAACTGGATGAGGAGTTCAAGCCCAAGGCAATCATCTACGTAGCTCCGCCGTTCCGCCATACCCACTTCGAGGGCAAGCAAGTTGTGGTTCATAACCGTCTCGATGGCATGCACGAGCTGTTCAGCTACAACCTCTATCCCGGCCCCAGCGCCAAGAAGGGCATTTATGGTGTGCTGCTGACTTTAGGTGAAACCGAAGAATGGGTCACGATGCATTGCTCCACCGTAGAGGTGATCACCCCCTATGAAGGTAAAGTTGTCATTTCACACGAAGGCGCTTCCGGCGGCGGAAAGAGTGAAATGCTGGAGCAGGTCCATCGACAGGAGGACGGATCTATGTTGCTCGGACGCAACATCATCAATGGCGACAAACGCACCCTCACCCTACCCAGCTCATGTTCGCTCAATCCGGTGACCGACGACATGGCGCTTTGCCATCCCTCGCCATTGCAACGTGATGGTGGCAAGCTATCATTGATGGACGCGGAGGACGCCTGGTTTGTCCGGGTCAATCACATCAGTGCTTATGGCACCGACCCTCACCTGGAAGCCAAAACTATCAGCCCTTCAGCTCCCTTGTTGTTCCTCAATATTCAGGCAGAACCGAATAGCACGGCACTGATCTGGGAACATATTGAAGACAGCCCGGGCCAGCCCTGTCCAAATCCCCGTGTCATCATCCCGCGTCACATTGTCGATAATGTAGTGGAAGGCGAAGTAGAGGTTGATATTCGCAGCTTTGGTGTTCGCTGCCCGCCCTGCACCCGGGAAAACCCAAGTTATGGTATTCTGGGCATGTTCCATATTCTGCCTCCAGCGCTTGCATGGCTATGGCGTCTGGTCGCCCCCCGTGGTCATGCTAATCCCAGTATCGTTCAGACAGCAGGCATGTCGTCGGAGGGTGTTGGTTCTTACTGGCCTTTTGCTACGGGACGGATGGTTGATCAAGCAAACCTCCTATTGCGTCAGATAATTAATACGCCTGCCGTACGCTATACTTTGGTGCCCAATCAACATATAGGGGCCTGGGAGACTAGTTTCATGCCACAATGGGTCACACGGGAATACCTTGCTCGGCGTGGAGGGGCGGAATTTGCTGAAGATCGAGTCAAGCCCTCGCGCTGTCCATTACTTGGCTGGCATCCGACAAACATCCTGGTCGAAGGCCGGCAGATTGGCTCCTGGTTCTTCGAGGTCGATAAACAGCCCGAGGTTGGTGAATCCGCCTATGACCAGGGAGCAAAAATGCTCTCCGATTTCTTTCACAACGAACTGCGTCAATTCCTTGTGGATGACCTTGATCCAAAGGGTCGTGAGATCATCGAATGTTGTCTGTCAGACGGCTCACTCGACGATTACACTGCCTTGATTGATCATCCGGTCTTGAGGCCAGGAAAACGCAATTAG
- a CDS encoding helix-turn-helix domain-containing protein gives MAVRAENPHFVSTGIGDHNQELPNRVHRPSGFEYWMVEYTLLGKAAIDLGNRTHYFDEFDLLLVHPGTPQFYKIAAGVERWYHYWICFHPRPDWLPLMEWQEISPGMLTLKLDDKDIREKVRQCCAQIIDVAHGPLPRRHFLAMSLLEQLLLWCDSVSPSSETNRMDSRIQKAMAFLCAHYRERIGLEQVAAAAGLSVSRLAHLFTEQAGLSPMQYLEKHRIEMARQRLAVTTEPVSAVAEWVGYDSPSYFTKVFREATGYSPRDFRKSHSGESLAG, from the coding sequence ATGGCGGTCCGAGCAGAAAACCCGCATTTCGTCTCCACGGGAATAGGAGACCATAACCAGGAACTCCCAAATCGAGTGCACAGGCCTTCTGGCTTTGAGTATTGGATGGTGGAATACACCCTTTTAGGGAAAGCTGCGATCGATCTTGGAAACCGGACTCATTACTTTGATGAGTTCGACCTTTTGCTGGTCCATCCGGGAACACCTCAGTTTTACAAGATTGCCGCCGGAGTCGAGCGTTGGTATCATTATTGGATTTGCTTTCATCCACGTCCTGATTGGTTGCCGTTAATGGAGTGGCAGGAGATTAGTCCCGGGATGTTGACGCTCAAACTAGATGACAAAGATATTCGCGAGAAGGTGAGGCAGTGTTGTGCACAAATCATAGATGTTGCCCATGGTCCTTTGCCGCGTCGTCATTTTCTTGCTATGAGTTTGCTCGAACAATTGTTGCTTTGGTGTGATTCGGTCAGTCCTAGTTCCGAAACCAATCGGATGGATTCTCGCATTCAAAAAGCAATGGCTTTTCTGTGTGCTCATTATCGTGAGCGAATCGGACTGGAGCAGGTTGCGGCCGCGGCAGGGCTTTCGGTTTCACGCCTGGCGCATTTATTCACGGAACAGGCTGGTTTGAGCCCGATGCAATATCTGGAGAAGCATCGCATTGAAATGGCGAGACAGCGATTGGCTGTCACAACGGAACCCGTTTCTGCCGTTGCTGAATGGGTGGGCTACGACAGCCCGAGTTACTTTACCAAGGTGTTTCGGGAGGCAACCGGTTATTCACCTCGGGATTTCCGTAAGAGCCATTCAGGAGAGTCACTTGCAGGATGA
- a CDS encoding aldo/keto reductase produces the protein MNNPTPLRWGVIGPGNIARKFAEGLAGTDTGVLHSAASRDIKRAETFLNEFGGGKAYGDYQSLLDDSEVDAVYIATPHPFHAEWAIKAAKAGKHILCEKPVTLNFGETMAVIDAAEVAGVFFMEAFMYRCHPQTAKVAELVRDGAIGEIRHIDASFGFDGGSRPEGRHQANALGGGGILDVGCYPISMLRLIAGAAHGKPFLEPIQVKGCGHLDEVTGVDTWASAVLKFEGDIVGVASTGLRLRYDNTVIIRGSEGKITVTSPWFCSGEIIIEKNGQDPEVIKSDDSRQLYAYEVEAVANHLAAGQAPSPAMSWDDTMGNMKVLDQWRAEIGFAYDQEKSDGSLPVVHGGKLGKRGDSIPTDTIPGLDKPVSRLVMGCDNQRALPLGAAMFDDYFERGGNVFDNGTIYRGFSLNPSIIGQWMKHRGVREDCVLLDKGAHTPWCWPGSMRQEMQNALTAHQTDYIDIYMMHRDNPEVPVGEFIDVINGMVEEGMIRVYGFSNWSQERLVEAITYAEKNGLAKPVCLSNQFSLAEMVNPLWKGCISSSTKEYRKWLTDNNFALMPWSSQAHGFFTDRSGPKKLDIRLMVHGFYSDENFERKKRAEKLAADKGVLPLNIALSYVTSQPFPTFPLIGPRSIKETRTSLPGIDIKLTPEELAWLNLES, from the coding sequence ATGAATAATCCTACTCCACTTCGCTGGGGCGTTATCGGCCCTGGAAATATTGCCAGAAAATTTGCCGAAGGTCTCGCAGGCACCGATACCGGTGTGTTGCATTCCGCAGCCAGTCGAGACATCAAACGCGCTGAAACTTTTCTAAACGAATTTGGCGGGGGCAAAGCCTACGGCGACTACCAATCGTTACTGGATGATTCAGAGGTTGATGCCGTTTATATCGCGACACCACACCCTTTTCATGCTGAATGGGCAATCAAAGCAGCCAAGGCCGGTAAGCACATCCTTTGCGAAAAGCCAGTCACATTGAACTTTGGAGAAACCATGGCTGTAATTGATGCAGCCGAAGTGGCAGGAGTTTTCTTCATGGAGGCATTCATGTATCGCTGCCATCCACAAACTGCAAAAGTCGCAGAGCTAGTTCGCGATGGAGCAATTGGAGAAATACGTCACATCGATGCAAGCTTTGGTTTTGATGGTGGTTCCAGACCAGAAGGCCGTCACCAGGCCAATGCTCTCGGAGGCGGTGGTATTCTCGATGTTGGCTGCTATCCAATTTCAATGCTACGCCTGATCGCTGGTGCCGCTCATGGAAAACCCTTCTTAGAGCCAATTCAAGTCAAGGGCTGTGGTCACCTTGATGAAGTAACCGGCGTCGATACCTGGGCATCGGCTGTCCTCAAGTTCGAAGGCGACATCGTCGGTGTGGCCAGCACCGGTCTTCGCCTACGCTATGACAACACCGTCATCATTCGCGGAAGTGAAGGTAAGATCACAGTCACATCTCCCTGGTTTTGCTCAGGAGAAATCATCATTGAAAAGAACGGCCAGGACCCGGAAGTCATAAAATCTGACGACAGCCGCCAGCTCTACGCTTATGAAGTCGAGGCGGTGGCAAATCATCTAGCAGCGGGCCAGGCACCCTCGCCTGCCATGTCCTGGGATGATACAATGGGGAATATGAAAGTTCTTGATCAATGGCGTGCAGAAATTGGTTTTGCTTACGATCAGGAAAAATCAGACGGCTCCCTACCTGTTGTCCATGGTGGCAAGCTTGGTAAACGTGGTGACAGCATTCCGACTGACACCATTCCCGGGCTCGATAAGCCTGTCTCAAGGTTGGTCATGGGTTGTGACAATCAGCGGGCTCTACCACTCGGCGCTGCGATGTTCGACGATTATTTCGAACGCGGTGGCAATGTCTTCGACAACGGCACGATCTACCGTGGTTTCAGCCTCAATCCAAGTATCATTGGACAATGGATGAAGCATCGCGGTGTGCGTGAAGACTGCGTATTGTTGGATAAAGGTGCCCATACACCATGGTGCTGGCCGGGTTCAATGCGGCAGGAAATGCAAAATGCTCTCACTGCTCACCAGACTGATTACATCGACATCTACATGATGCACCGTGATAATCCGGAAGTTCCGGTAGGAGAATTCATTGATGTTATCAACGGCATGGTCGAAGAAGGCATGATCCGGGTTTATGGTTTTTCAAACTGGTCACAGGAACGTCTGGTTGAAGCGATCACTTATGCCGAAAAGAATGGATTGGCTAAGCCGGTTTGCCTCTCGAACCAATTCAGTCTGGCTGAAATGGTTAACCCACTTTGGAAGGGCTGTATTAGCTCAAGCACGAAGGAATACAGAAAGTGGCTGACAGATAACAACTTTGCCCTCATGCCATGGTCAAGTCAGGCACATGGCTTCTTTACAGATCGCAGCGGTCCCAAGAAGCTGGATATCCGCCTTATGGTCCATGGGTTTTACAGTGATGAAAATTTCGAGCGCAAGAAGCGCGCGGAAAAACTCGCTGCCGACAAAGGCGTTTTGCCGCTCAATATTGCTCTTTCCTATGTGACATCACAGCCGTTCCCAACATTCCCATTGATTGGCCCAAGATCGATAAAGGAAACACGGACATCGCTCCCTGGAATTGATATCAAACTGACTCCTGAGGAGCTTGCCTGGCTGAATTTAGAATCCTAA
- a CDS encoding TonB C-terminal domain-containing protein: protein MTKPNSRKGFVISSLLHAGFFGLLGLAILISQFRQEPEQIILTLESPPSDQPAPSQPAPDVPTIDSPQINQIEPVDLPDIPDIPEPEPEPEPEPVAPPPPAPAPPKDTPKPPEPEPEPAPKTMSFKDFQKQHGKPKKPTPRPTNTNTPKPAPRINVDNVTSALKQLMQDTSASNSSEAEQKALLAYIQRLHRQIAIAWRKPDLASSNEWAEVGITVASNGKITGHRVLRKQCGNVFLQSINDAIDRTRSVGPTPSGKTINVKYTFRLTDQ, encoded by the coding sequence ATGACTAAACCCAATTCCAGAAAAGGCTTTGTTATCTCATCGCTTTTGCATGCGGGATTCTTTGGGTTGTTGGGATTGGCGATTTTGATCAGTCAATTCAGGCAGGAGCCGGAGCAGATCATCCTAACATTAGAGTCGCCGCCTTCAGATCAGCCAGCACCGTCTCAGCCAGCACCGGATGTGCCGACCATTGATAGCCCTCAAATCAATCAGATTGAGCCAGTTGATTTACCGGATATTCCGGACATTCCCGAGCCTGAGCCGGAACCAGAGCCCGAACCGGTTGCACCGCCGCCTCCAGCTCCAGCACCACCAAAGGATACACCCAAACCTCCAGAACCTGAGCCGGAACCTGCACCCAAGACGATGTCGTTTAAGGATTTTCAAAAGCAACACGGCAAACCAAAGAAACCAACGCCACGTCCGACAAATACCAATACGCCGAAGCCTGCACCGCGTATCAATGTCGATAATGTAACTTCAGCTTTGAAGCAGTTGATGCAGGACACTTCAGCCAGTAACTCAAGCGAGGCTGAGCAAAAGGCACTACTGGCATACATTCAAAGATTACATCGCCAGATTGCGATTGCCTGGCGCAAACCAGATCTTGCTTCATCCAATGAATGGGCCGAAGTTGGGATTACCGTTGCTTCCAATGGCAAAATTACCGGACACAGAGTCCTGCGCAAACAATGTGGCAATGTCTTCCTCCAATCGATCAATGACGCGATTGATCGAACCCGATCTGTCGGCCCAACTCCAAGTGGCAAGACGATCAACGTAAAGTATACATTCCGCTTGACTGACCAGTAA